One Bufo gargarizans isolate SCDJY-AF-19 chromosome 4, ASM1485885v1, whole genome shotgun sequence DNA window includes the following coding sequences:
- the LOC122934741 gene encoding oocyte zinc finger protein XlCOF6-like, giving the protein MEEWEYLEEHKDLYKDVMMENHQSLMSPDGTSQRNPPEKCLRYQDCPGEKQNVPLDYQESSGGKTSGLENPVTVFVNGKDGMRVYHKHLHLFPYHEVKDNTTQNNSKTPNVPTVLHNRDLSTNTAGHKKPSLNPSLIGKTRTKQKCGKIFPCEKDFSKKSNFFLYERNCKDKMSFSCSECGKSFTMKCVLVAHQRIHTGDKPFLCPECGKCFSQKLSLVTHRRTHTGVKPFMCPKCGKIFRTKSLLIQHIRTHPGEKPFSCSECGKCFDQKSYLVKHLRIHTGERPFLCLECGKCFTLKKGFVRHQRTHTGEKPFSCLECGKYFSQKVSLVKHQRTHTGEKPFPCLECGKCFSWKSELEIHQRIHTGEKPFSCLECGKCFSQKSCLVNHHRTHTGEKPFSCLECGKYFSQKVGLVKHQRTHTGEKPFSCLECGKYFSRKVGLVKHQRTHTGEKPFPCLECGKCFSVKSHLEIHERIHTGEKPFSCLECGKCFSQKSYLVNHHRTHTGEKPFSCLECGKYFSQKVGLVKHQRTHTGEKPFSCLECGKYFSRKVGLVKHQRTHTGERPFPCLECGKCFSVKSHLEIHQRIHTGEKPFSCLECGKCFSQKSCLVNHHRTHTGEKPFSCLECGKCFSKKEGLVKHQRTHTGGKPFSCLECGKCFKQKAGLVKHQSTHTGEKPFSCLECGKCFKQKAGLIKHQKAHTGEKPFICLECGKCFGVKSVLKIHLRVHTGEKPFSCSECGKSFSQKSSLVKHERTHSEEKPL; this is encoded by the exons GAGAGTTCTGGTGGAAAGACGAGTGGACTTGAAAATCCAGTAACAGTGTTCGTAAATG GTAAAGACGGGATGAGAGTATATCATAAGCATCTCCATTTATTTCCCTATCATGAAGTAAAAGATAACACCACACAAAATAATTCAAAAACTCCTAATGTACCCACAGTCCTTCACAACAGGGATCTATCCACTAATACTGCTGGTCACAAGAAACCTTCATTGAATCCATCACTGATTGGTAAAACAAGAACTAAACAGAAGTGtggaaaaatatttccttgtgAAAAAGATTTTAGCaagaaatctaatttttttttatatgagagAAATTGCAAAGACAAAATGTCATTTTCgtgctcagaatgtggaaaatcttttacCATGAAATGTGTTCTAgttgcacatcagagaattcacacaggggataagccatttttatgcccagaatgtgggaaatgttttagtcagaaattAAGTCTTGTTACACAtcggagaactcacacaggggtgaAGCCATTTATGTGTCCTAAATGTGGTAAGATTTTTAGGACGAAATCATTGCTTATACAACATATAAGAACCCacccaggggagaagccattttcttgttcagaatgtgggaaatgttttgatCAGAAATCATATCTTGTGAAACATTTAAGAATCCACACAGGAGAAAGGCCATTTTTATGtcttgaatgtgggaagtgttttactcTGAAAAAAGGTTTTGTTAGAcaccagagaactcacacaggggagaagccattttcatgtcttgaATGTGGGAAGTATTTTAGTCAGAAAGTaagtcttgttaaacatcagagaactcacacaggggagaagccatttccatgtcTTGAATGTGGTAAGTGTTTCAGTTGGAAATCAGAACTTgaaatacatcagagaattcacacaggggagaagccattttcttgtcttGAATGTGGCAAGTGTTTCAGTCAGAAATCATGTCTTGTTAATCATcacagaactcacacaggggagaagccattttcatgtcttgaATGTGGGAAGTATTTTAGTCAGAAAGTAGGTCTTGTTAAGCATCAGAGAacacacacaggggagaaaccattttcatgtcttGAATGTGGAAAGTATTTTAGTAGGAAAGTaggtcttgttaaacatcagagaactcacacaggggagaaaccatttccATGTCTTGAATGTGGTAAGTGTTTCAGTGTGAAATCACATCTTGaaatacatgagagaattcacacaggggagaagccattttcttgtcttGAATGTGGCAAGTGTTTTAGTcaaaaatcatatcttgttaatcatcacagaactcacacaggggagaagccattttcatgtcttgaATGTGGGAAGTATTTTAGTCAGAAAGTaggtcttgttaaacatcagagaactcacacaggggagaaaccattttcatgtcttGAATGTGGGAAGTATTTTAGTAGGAAAGTaggtcttgttaaacatcagagaactcacacaggggagaggccATTTCCATGTCTTGAATGTGGTAAGTGTTTCAGTGTGAAATCACATCTTgaaatacatcagagaattcacacaggggagaagccattttcttgtcttGAATGTGGCAAGTGTTTCAGTCAGAAATCATGTCTTGTTAATCATCACAGAActcacacaggtgagaagccattttcatgtcttgaatgtgggaagtgttttagtaaGAAAGAaggtcttgttaaacatcagcgTACTCACACAGGGgggaaaccattttcatgtcttgaatgtggaaagtgttttaaacAGAAAGCaggtcttgttaaacatcagagtactcacacaggggagaaaccattttcatgtcttgaatgtggaaagtgttttaaacAGAAAGCAggtcttattaaacatcagaaagctcacacaggggagaagccatttatttgccttgaatgtgggaagtgttttggtGTGAAATCAGTGCTTAAAATACATCTCAGAGttcatacaggggagaagccattttcatgttcagaatgtgggaaatcttttagcCAGAAATCTAGTCTTGTTAAGCACGAGAGAACTCACTCAGAGGAGAAGCCATTGTAA